A genomic segment from Alteribacillus bidgolensis encodes:
- a CDS encoding CYTH domain-containing protein, with amino-acid sequence MAQENEIEKKNLLTESEFQTLCKAFNVTDEDFFWQANTYFDTNNYELKNKGAALRIREKNSQFELTLKQPAEEGLLETNQPLTKKEAEEAFTFGRLPAGEVKSQLETTLLISLDDVKPLGTLKTRRTHVRYQAGMLFLDHSVYLDTEDFEVEIEGTSLKEVGNWLEEVLTTYNIPYRTTPNKIKRFFTKKQEIKKKKRTI; translated from the coding sequence ATGGCACAGGAAAACGAAATAGAGAAAAAGAATCTGCTAACAGAATCTGAATTTCAGACACTTTGTAAGGCATTCAACGTGACAGACGAAGACTTTTTCTGGCAGGCTAATACATATTTTGATACAAATAATTATGAACTGAAAAATAAAGGAGCTGCACTTCGAATTCGTGAAAAAAACAGCCAGTTCGAGCTCACTTTAAAGCAACCTGCTGAGGAAGGATTATTAGAAACAAACCAGCCGTTAACCAAAAAAGAAGCAGAGGAAGCTTTCACTTTTGGCCGTCTGCCTGCAGGGGAAGTAAAATCCCAGCTAGAGACAACATTGTTGATCTCATTAGATGATGTAAAACCGCTTGGCACGTTAAAAACTAGACGTACTCACGTTCGTTATCAAGCAGGTATGTTGTTTTTAGATCATAGTGTCTACTTGGATACAGAAGATTTTGAAGTAGAAATCGAAGGAACTTCCTTAAAAGAAGTAGGCAACTGGCTGGAGGAAGTGTTAACGACATATAACATTCCTTATCGAACAACCCCAAATAAAATCAAACGCTTTTTTACTAAAAAACAAGAAATAAAGAAAAAAAAGCGCACCATCTAG
- a CDS encoding RluA family pseudouridine synthase, giving the protein MLEWNVPLVKNTISVKEFLRDQKGMSLTTLKAAKMHGSILCDGRHVTVRHMLQGGETLKVFLPAAPFPSAITLCSEPLDILFEDAHLLIVNKPPGISTLPGREQEKVTLAGAVLNYYRQQNISSSFHAVSRLDRQTSGVVAVAKHAYAHQRLASFFQAGKGDKQYIGVVKGRWKQPEGIIDAPIARSPNSIIEHQVHPAGKRAKTGYQVIKNIHGSDVTSFTLYTGRTHQIRVHAAYAGHPLIGDSLYGETSFHINRHALHAEMLHFCHPVFESWHTVYAKLPDDIEQLIMEKQ; this is encoded by the coding sequence ATGCTTGAATGGAATGTTCCACTGGTAAAAAACACCATATCTGTCAAAGAATTTTTAAGGGATCAAAAAGGCATGTCACTGACCACATTAAAAGCAGCAAAAATGCATGGCAGCATTTTATGCGACGGCCGCCATGTTACAGTGCGTCATATGCTGCAAGGAGGAGAAACTCTGAAAGTATTCCTTCCAGCTGCGCCTTTTCCTTCAGCTATAACGCTATGTTCTGAGCCGTTAGACATTCTTTTTGAAGATGCTCATCTTTTAATTGTAAATAAACCGCCGGGAATTTCTACATTACCGGGAAGAGAGCAAGAAAAAGTCACCCTTGCCGGAGCCGTTTTGAATTATTACCGGCAGCAGAACATTTCTTCCTCCTTTCATGCTGTATCAAGATTAGACAGACAAACGAGCGGCGTCGTCGCTGTAGCAAAGCATGCGTATGCTCATCAACGCTTAGCGTCCTTTTTTCAAGCGGGAAAAGGGGATAAACAGTACATCGGAGTGGTGAAGGGCAGATGGAAGCAGCCGGAAGGGATAATAGATGCACCTATTGCAAGAAGTCCCAATAGCATAATTGAACACCAGGTACATCCAGCAGGAAAACGAGCCAAAACGGGGTATCAAGTAATTAAAAACATACATGGCAGCGATGTCACATCATTTACTTTATACACCGGCAGAACCCATCAAATCCGAGTCCACGCAGCATATGCAGGGCACCCTTTAATAGGAGATAGCTTGTACGGAGAAACCAGCTTCCATATAAATAGACATGCTTTACATGCAGAAATGCTTCATTTTTGTCACCCTGTTTTTGAAAGCTGGCATACTGTCTATGCCAAGCTTCCAGACGATATAGAGCAGTTGATTATGGAAAAACAATAA
- the glcT gene encoding glucose PTS transporter transcription antiterminator GlcT has product MNVKKVLNNNVIIAEHPDYEEVVLTGKGLGFGKKPGDTVDDSGAEKFFVLKDQSEQEQYKQLLIEIDEAFIGCMNECMAMVENRFNVTLHEHIHVALTDHLYYAVHRQKQDLEVRNPFLAETEIAYPEEFQAARELLLHVEECTGTPMPEGEVGFVALHIHSALTRRSLKEVNKHSKLVADLVKLIEETFDISINPKELDHQRLLRHLYQALERIQNDDYTDEPESLKNVLKKEYPLCYNLSWKLIKMMQQALRKPVPESEAVYLTLHLQRLSRQTYK; this is encoded by the coding sequence ATGAATGTCAAAAAAGTTTTAAATAACAACGTCATCATTGCTGAACATCCAGACTATGAAGAAGTCGTCCTTACCGGCAAGGGATTGGGATTTGGTAAAAAACCCGGTGATACCGTAGACGACAGCGGGGCAGAGAAATTTTTTGTATTAAAAGACCAAAGTGAGCAAGAACAATATAAGCAGCTGCTAATAGAAATAGATGAAGCGTTTATCGGCTGCATGAATGAGTGCATGGCTATGGTAGAGAACCGGTTTAACGTAACGCTTCATGAACACATTCACGTTGCATTGACTGATCATTTATATTATGCTGTTCACCGCCAGAAACAAGATCTTGAGGTGAGAAATCCGTTTCTAGCTGAAACGGAGATTGCCTATCCGGAGGAATTTCAAGCGGCACGTGAGCTGCTTTTACACGTAGAAGAATGTACGGGTACTCCGATGCCAGAAGGAGAGGTCGGCTTTGTCGCTCTCCATATTCATAGTGCCTTGACGAGGCGCTCTTTAAAAGAAGTAAATAAACATTCAAAGCTAGTGGCAGATTTGGTAAAGCTTATTGAAGAGACGTTTGATATTTCGATAAATCCAAAAGAATTAGACCATCAGCGTCTGCTGCGCCATCTGTATCAGGCTTTAGAAAGAATTCAAAATGATGATTATACTGATGAACCGGAATCTTTAAAAAATGTGTTGAAAAAGGAATATCCGTTGTGCTATAATTTGTCATGGAAATTAATTAAAATGATGCAGCAAGCACTTCGAAAGCCGGTTCCAGAAAGTGAAGCGGTATATTTAACACTCCACTTGCAAAGGCTTTCAAGACAAACTTATAAATGA
- the prpE gene encoding bis(5'-nucleosyl)-tetraphosphatase PrpE yields MTAYDFIGDIHGCFDELITLLKKTGYQNKDSIYTHPAGRLPVFIGDLTDRGPNSVAVIQLITDMVYQGSAYYVPGNHCDKLYRYFLGRNVMIKHGLETTTAELEALPKREYKFIRKAFMDLYENAPLYQRLDDDQVVAAHAGIREDMIGKENKSVKTFVLYGDITGEKNSDGTPVRRDWSAAYKGERLIVYGHTPVKEPRIVGKTINIDTGCVFGGKLTALHYPEMTFSHTPSTMPFVPEKFRTFEDIPNQKAGE; encoded by the coding sequence ATGACCGCCTACGATTTTATAGGAGATATACACGGCTGTTTTGATGAATTAATTACTTTGTTAAAAAAGACCGGTTATCAAAACAAAGATTCTATTTATACACACCCTGCCGGTCGTCTGCCTGTTTTTATAGGGGATTTAACCGACAGAGGTCCAAATTCCGTCGCTGTGATTCAATTAATTACTGACATGGTATATCAGGGATCAGCTTACTACGTTCCTGGTAACCATTGCGATAAGCTGTACCGTTATTTTCTCGGAAGAAACGTCATGATTAAACATGGTTTGGAAACAACAACAGCTGAGCTTGAAGCACTTCCCAAGAGAGAGTACAAATTTATTCGAAAAGCTTTTATGGATTTATATGAAAATGCTCCGCTTTACCAACGGCTTGATGATGATCAAGTCGTAGCTGCTCATGCCGGTATTCGTGAAGATATGATTGGAAAAGAAAATAAATCTGTGAAAACGTTTGTATTATATGGAGATATCACTGGGGAAAAAAATTCAGACGGTACTCCTGTGAGACGAGACTGGTCTGCTGCTTACAAAGGGGAACGGCTGATTGTTTACGGGCATACGCCGGTTAAAGAACCTCGAATAGTGGGTAAAACAATTAATATTGATACTGGATGCGTATTTGGCGGGAAGTTAACTGCATTGCATTATCCAGAAATGACATTTAGTCATACACCTTCTACTATGCCGTTTGTGCCAGAAAAATTTCGAACATTTGAAGATATACCTAATCAAAAAGCGGGGGAATAA
- a CDS encoding GTP pyrophosphokinase encodes MSNWDTFLSPYKQAVEELKVKLKGLREQYQRSSKHTPIEFVTGRVKPVTSILEKAQRKSIPLDRLSRDMQDIAGVRLVCQFVNDIDTIVDLIRSRTDFNVMEERDYIKKKKESGYRSYHMVIEYPVHTIDGKKEVLVEVQVRTMAMNFWATIEHSLNYKYSGEIPSDIKERLQSAAEAAFKLDEEMSKIKGEVREAQQILIKNREENHSK; translated from the coding sequence ATGAGTAATTGGGATACGTTTTTGTCACCTTATAAACAAGCGGTAGAAGAGCTTAAAGTAAAACTAAAGGGATTACGGGAGCAATATCAACGGTCTTCAAAGCATACGCCGATTGAATTTGTGACCGGAAGAGTAAAACCTGTCACCAGTATATTAGAAAAAGCACAACGAAAAAGTATTCCTTTGGATCGGCTTTCAAGAGATATGCAGGATATTGCAGGGGTAAGACTTGTTTGCCAGTTTGTGAATGATATAGATACGATTGTTGATCTCATACGTTCACGAACCGATTTTAATGTCATGGAGGAAAGAGATTATATAAAAAAGAAAAAAGAAAGCGGCTATCGTTCGTATCATATGGTGATTGAATATCCAGTACATACCATCGATGGAAAAAAAGAAGTGCTTGTCGAAGTGCAAGTACGTACGATGGCGATGAATTTTTGGGCAACCATAGAACACTCTTTAAATTATAAATACAGCGGTGAAATCCCTTCCGATATTAAAGAACGACTGCAAAGCGCAGCAGAAGCAGCTTTCAAACTTGATGAGGAGATGTCCAAGATAAAAGGGGAAGTGCGAGAAGCGCAGCAAATTCTTATTAAAAATCGCGAAGAAAATCACTCAAAATAA
- a CDS encoding NAD kinase, with protein MHFAVTSRGDDTSNALQKKIIDYLQEFGLRHNDEKPDIVITVGGDGTLLQAFHHYHEFLEETCFVGIHTGHLGFYADWKPEEVEKLVIHIAKTPFQVVEYPLLEVVVRHHNGPHADRYLALNECTVKTMEGSLVCNIDIKGEKFETFRGDGLCISTPSGSTAYNKALGGAILHPSLASMQLSEMASINNRVYRTVGSPLIMPQHHTCLLKPLNDVEMQITIDHKSMVDQSVKSIQCRVAEEKIRFARFRPFTFWKRVKESFVGE; from the coding sequence TTGCATTTCGCTGTTACCTCAAGGGGAGACGATACATCGAACGCATTACAAAAAAAAATCATCGATTATTTACAAGAATTTGGTTTGAGACACAATGACGAGAAACCCGATATTGTCATAACTGTAGGCGGAGATGGCACCCTCTTACAAGCATTTCATCATTATCATGAATTCCTAGAAGAAACTTGTTTTGTCGGTATTCATACCGGCCATTTAGGTTTTTATGCGGACTGGAAACCAGAAGAGGTGGAAAAACTAGTGATTCACATTGCAAAAACGCCTTTTCAAGTAGTCGAATATCCTCTCCTAGAAGTTGTTGTCCGTCATCATAACGGCCCGCATGCCGATCGTTACTTGGCACTGAATGAATGCACAGTAAAAACGATGGAAGGGTCTTTAGTGTGCAATATTGACATTAAAGGGGAAAAATTTGAAACGTTTCGCGGGGATGGTCTGTGTATTTCCACCCCTTCTGGCAGTACAGCGTATAATAAAGCGTTAGGAGGAGCTATTCTCCATCCTTCGCTCGCTTCCATGCAGCTTTCTGAAATGGCTTCTATTAACAACCGCGTCTACCGTACAGTTGGTTCACCGCTTATCATGCCTCAACACCATACATGTCTTCTTAAACCGCTGAATGACGTGGAAATGCAAATAACGATTGACCATAAATCGATGGTTGATCAATCCGTAAAATCGATACAGTGCAGGGTAGCGGAAGAAAAAATCAGATTTGCGAGATTTAGACCTTTTACTTTCTGGAAAAGAGTCAAAGAATCTTTTGTCGGTGAGTAA
- the fabI gene encoding enoyl-ACP reductase FabI, translating into MNLSLEGRTYVVMGVANKRSIAWGIAQSLAKAGARLVFTYAGERLEKNVRQLADTLDRDDSVILPCDISDDDEIKKAFQQIKDEVGVIHGLAHCIAFANKDELDGDYLNTTREGFLLAHNISAYSLTGVAKAVRELDLMSEGGSIVTMTYLGGEKVVKNYNVMGVAKASLDASVRYLANDLGKENIRVNAISAGPIRTLAAKGIGGFNDVLKEMEEKAPLRRPTSQEEVGDTALFLMSDLSRGITGELIHVDGGYNKIGMFN; encoded by the coding sequence ATGAACCTGTCATTAGAAGGACGTACTTACGTCGTTATGGGTGTTGCCAATAAAAGGAGTATTGCATGGGGAATTGCACAAAGCCTCGCAAAAGCAGGAGCAAGATTAGTGTTTACATATGCAGGCGAGCGTCTGGAAAAAAACGTTAGACAACTTGCAGATACACTGGATAGAGATGATTCAGTTATCTTGCCGTGTGACATCTCTGATGATGATGAAATTAAAAAAGCATTTCAGCAAATTAAAGATGAGGTTGGCGTTATCCATGGACTCGCTCACTGTATTGCATTCGCCAATAAGGATGAGTTGGATGGCGACTATTTGAATACTACCCGCGAAGGATTCTTACTTGCTCATAACATTAGTGCGTATTCTCTTACAGGAGTGGCAAAAGCTGTTCGGGAGCTTGATCTTATGAGTGAAGGCGGTTCAATTGTAACAATGACATATCTTGGCGGAGAAAAAGTAGTGAAAAACTACAATGTTATGGGAGTCGCAAAAGCTTCACTCGATGCAAGTGTCCGCTATCTTGCCAATGACCTTGGGAAAGAGAATATAAGGGTGAATGCCATTTCAGCAGGCCCGATACGAACACTTGCAGCAAAAGGGATTGGCGGATTTAATGATGTGCTAAAAGAAATGGAAGAAAAAGCTCCGCTCCGCCGGCCTACATCTCAAGAGGAGGTAGGAGATACTGCTCTCTTTTTAATGAGTGATTTATCTCGAGGGATTACAGGTGAACTTATCCATGTCGATGGCGGATACAACAAAATTGGAATGTTTAATTAA